In Trichocoleus sp., the DNA window GCTGATTATGCCTGGCGTTCAGCAACTCGCAGCTTGGCGGAGCGCGATCGGACATTCGTTTTCATCTCGGCTTCCGTTGGGACGATCGGTTTTTTAGTAATCACTCGTAAGATTTCTGATTCTTTGAAAGAGTGCTTTACAATGCGGTCTTCCAGACTATGAAAGCTGATGACAACAATTCTGCCGCCTGGCTTGAGCCAGAGGGGAGCCTGTTTCAGAAAGGTTTCCAGAACTTCTAACTCTCGATTGACTGCAATCCGGAGCGCCTGGAATGTGCGCGTTGCCGGATGAATTCTGCCGTGGCGATAGGAGGATGGAACGGCATAAAAGATTGTTTCTGCCAATTGTGTTGTGGTTTCAAATGGTCGTTTGTCGACAATTCGCCGCGCAATCCGCCGTGATAACCGCTCCTCACCATAAGTAAAAAAGATTCGCGCTAACTCCACCTCATCCCAGGTATTAACGATCTCTGCCGCTGTCAGGTCTTGGCGCTGATCCATTCGCATATCCAGCGGAGCCGTTTGCCGGAAACTAAAGCCTCTTTCTGCGGTATCAAACTGGGGTGAACTAACGCCCAGGTCTGCCAGAACTCCGTCAAACTCCGTTTCCTTGGGGCTGTATTCTACAAAGTTTGTATTGTGGAACGTCACCCGATCGCTAAATTCTGCCAGATTTGCCTGAGCTGCCTGAATCGCCGTGATATCTTGATCGATCGCTGTGACCCGCACCTCTGGAGCCGCTTTGAGAATCAGCGCACTATGCCCACCGCCACCCGCCGTTGCATCTAGATAATGTCCGCCCGGACAGATCGCCAGTCCTTCAACCACCTCCTGACCGAGAACAGAGAGATGAACAAACGGGGCAGAATTTCCGATCGGATCAGCAGCTTCAGAATGGCTCAAAGATTGACTCAAGGTTTAACGGACTCCATTTGTACCCCATTCATTCTAAAGTACGGTTGTTTGGTTAATGGGTGAGGTGGGGCGATCGAAGTTCAAACAGTTCGAGATCAGTACCGTAATATCGAGTGGTTCGTCCTTTGGGGTCATGCCCAATCTTTGCGTGACGCGAATTGATGCATGATTTTCAGGTTTAACGACTGCATAAATAATGGGGAGTTTTAGCACCGCAAAGCCATAGTCGATCGCTGCCTTGCCTGCTTCCGTTGCATATCCCTTGCCCCAGGCTGATTTTTTCAGATGCCAGCCCACTTCCCACTCTGGCGTCAGATTGCCTGCACCATCTGGTAATCGTTGCAAAATGATTGTGCCTAGCAGTTCCCCAGTAGTTTTTTCCTCCATTGCCCAATAGCCACTTCCCTCATTCAGATCTCGATGTTTCTGGTTTCGCTGTCGCAGTTTCTCTCGTCGCGCTTCGACACTCTCATCTGGTTCACCCAAAAAACGCGAGACTTCTGGGTCGCGATAGATCTGGAAAGCCTGTTCCGCTTCAGTATCAGGATTCCAATTGCGAATGATGAGGCGATCGGTTTCCGGCAAACTATTTATGTTCATACTCCAAACCTAATTTCCAAGCCCTAATTGTCCCTTTTCATCACTCCTTCCCGCCTCCCTCTCCTTCTCGCTGTCCTCCCATAAGCCCAACCCACACCCACCTATTAGAAAATTCATGCGTCGTAAGAGTATCAAGGATTTCAACGGAATCAACATTCATCCCTATAATGAGGAAGGCGCAACAAATTGCAAAAGTCCTTAAGACTCGCCCCAGGTCAGGCGTTTGAAATCGGGAGATGGCATATCTATGTCCATGATCGAAACCAAAACCGAACCGATGGTGCTCAACATGGGACCTCATCACCCGTCGATGCACGGCGTGTTAAGGCTCATTGTCACCCTCGACGGTGAAGATGTGATTGACTGTGAACCGGTAATTGGCTATCTGCACCGGGGCATGGAAAAGATCGCGGAAAACCGCACCAACATTATGTATGTCCCTTACGTCAGCCGTTGGGACTATGCGGAAGGAATGTTTAATGAAGCCGTGACGGTGAATGCGCCTGAAAAATTGGCAGATATTCCCGTTCCCCGGCGCGCCAGCTATATCCGTGTGATCATGCTGGAACTGAACCGCATCGCCAACCATCTGCTGTGGCTTGGTCCTTTCCTGGCGGACGTTGGTGCACAAACGCCCTTCTTCTACATCTTCCGTGAACGGGAACTCATTTATGACCTGTGGGAAGCAGCAACAGGCTACCGCATGGTCAACAACAACTACTTCCGCATTGGTGGGGTTGCCGCAGACCTACCCTATGGCTGGGTTGATAAATGCGTGGACTTCTGCGACTACTTCCTGCCCAAAGTTGATGAGTATGAAAAACTGATCACCAACAACCCTATCTTTCGTCGCCGTGTCGAAGGCGTGGGCACTGTCTCCCGTGATGAAGCGATCAATTGGGGTTTGTCAGGTCCAATGCTGCGTGCCTCTGGCGTGAAGTGGGATCTGCGGAAGGTGGATCATTACGAGTGCTACGACGACTTTGATTGGGATGTAATTTGGGCAACCGAAGGCGACTGCATGGCTCGCTATCGGGTTCGCATTCAGGAAATGCGCGAATCGGTGAAAATTATTCGTCAGGCAATTAAAGGTCTGCCGGGTGGTCCTTACGAGAACCTGGAAGCGAAGCGGATGCAGGAAGGTCCGAAGTCAGAGTGGAATAGCTTTGACTATCAGTTCCTTGGCAAAAAGATTGCGCCGACGTTCAAGATTCCCAAAGGTGAACATTATGTCCGCGTCGAGAGCGGCAAAGGCGAACTGGGAATTTATATCATCGGGGATGATAGCGTATTCCCCTGGCGCTGGAAAATCCGCGCAGCCGACTTCGTAAACCTACAAATTCTGCCGCACCTGCTGAAGGGCGTGAAGGTTGCCGATATTGTGGCGATCTTGGGCAGTATTGATGTGATTATGGGTTCGGTCGATCGCTAAAGCAACTCAGAATCCTTCTCGTTGAATCGTTATATCACTGCATATTTTTCTGAGGTAGGTCAAAAAGCCTACCTTTTTTAATCGCGTTTTTTTGGTGGTGCCTGCAATAAACCCTTAATTGACCAACAAAATTGGGCGGACAAGATGCCCACCCTAGAAGAGAATCATATTTGAAATCGGATCTAAGTTTGTTCTCTGATCCCTGAAAGCTGCTATCTGCTAAACCTGCACGATTTCCGGCTCAACATCCTCTGGTTTCACGGTTTCTCGCTCTCTTTGCCAGGGCAACGCCATATAAGCATCGGAGATACCAGTTGCGGCTTCCTGCAAATATTCCAGGAAAGTATTTGCGACAACGGAAAGCTGTTTGCCTGCCAGGTAAACCACATACCACTGACGCTGAATCGGGAAACCTTCTACATCCAGAATGGCGAGTTCACTCGCTGTAGCATCGATCGCCAGCGTATGCCGTGACAAAACAGATAGCCCCAACCCGCCTGCAATTGCTTGTTTAATTGCCTCATTGCTGCCCAACTCTAGCCGCACTTTCACTGAAAGTTGGTGAGCGTCCAGCAGTTTTTGGAACGCGCCCCTTGTACCAGAACCCGGTTCTCGCATGATGAAGGGTTCTTCTGCCAATCTTTTCAGGGAAATGTGCTTTTCCTTGGCTAAAGGATGATTTACAGGGGCAACCACCACCAGGGGGTTTTCCAGAAAAGGGTGAGTTTTGATGTCGATATGCTCTGGCAGCTGACTCATCACATACAGATCATCTTGATTGTTCGCCAACCGTTCAATTACATGTTCATGGTTGGTGACTGTTAGGGAGACATCAATACCAGCGTATTTCTGACAAAAAGGACCTAGCAAGCGCGGCATAAAGTACTTTGTCGTCGTGATCACAGCGAGCCGCAATCGTCCTTGCTTCATGCCCTTCAAGTTGGCAACAGTCATTTCAAGCTGTTCAAGTCGCTCAAAGATCTCTTGACAGGAAGAAAAAAGCTCTCGTCCAGCTTCGGTTAAAAACAATCGCTTCCCCACTTGCTCAAACAGGGGTAAACCGATCGCCTTTGTCAATTGCTTGACCTGCATGGAAACCGTGGGTTGAGTCAAAAATAGTTCTTCCGCAGCGCGGGTGAAGCTACCGTGACGGGCAGTGGCTTCAAAGACTTTGAGTTGGTGTAGGGTCGCGTGAATCAACGGCGGACTCTCCTAACAAGCAATAGGGTAAACAGTGATAGGGCAGTGGGCAGCTAAACCAGTGGGCAGCTAAACCACAGTGAAGGCGATCGCCGGATCACTTGAGCCAATAAAAGATCACCAGCTCCCAAAGAGGTAAAGCTTTGTAGATTCAGGGTTTTCGCGATTACGATTAACCTGCATTGACTCAAACAAAACCGAGCGCCACTTCACAAGTGCCTATTTGATAGAACCAAGTCTATCATAGATATTTGAAGTAGTGATTTTTATCTATGGAATTCGACGCTAATATAAGTTCAATGGCAACTACACGAGTTCCCTTCCAGTTAGCGTTACATGAAATCATCGGGCAGATTGGGTTCAGGTAGCACCTTAATTCCCTTCCGGCAGTCAGTTGGTCATTCTTCTGCATTGCTCCAATCTCTTGCTGGCTTCATGTAGCGCTATTTTTCTCGATAAACTGGAAATGCTTTGATCATAGTCTTGTAGACTTACAGCAAGCAAAGCAAGTGTCAGAAAGCCAAGGCGTATCTCGTCTCAGTTTTCCGGTTCCAATCATTTCACGCAGTTAGGTAGTCGTTATGGCAGATATTGTTGATATTGCAGTTGGGGCAGGGTCGTTTAATACCCTGGTGACTGCCGTGAAAGCCGCAAACCTGGTTGATGTTTTAAAGAGTCCGGGACCCTTCACGGTGTTTGCTCCCAACGATGAGGCATTTGCGAAACTTCCGCCCGGAACGATTACAACACTGGTACAGAACATCCCTCAGCTATCACGGATTCTTACCTTTCATGTCGTTCCTGGAAAGCTGATGAAGGAAGATTTAGCAAAGCTGGGAACCGTGACTTCCATTGAAGGTTCACCGATTCCGATCGACTGTTCTGATGGGTTTGAGGTGAAAAATGCCACCGTTGTTGCAGCCGATATTGAAGCCGACAATGGCGTGATTCACGTTCTCGATCGAGTTATCCTGATGGGCTAACCGCTTACCTTTCAGCCTTTTCTTTGAAGTTCACTACTCCCCCTGTCCCAGAAGTGATTCTGGGATTTTTTTAGTTTCACTCCTATCTACTGATTCAGTTCGCTCCTACAGTAAGCCTTCTTGTTCGATCGTTTCGATCACCTGCAAGCCGCGTGGATCGCCAACTTTGAGCATTGCTGTCCGAGCATCTTCTCGCACGCCCAGTTCTTCGTCTTCAGCAAAGGCTTCAATCAGAGAATCGATCGCTGTTGCATAAACCACGTTTGACGGCAGTTCGCGGCAGAGTTGTCCAATTGCCCAGGCACAATTACTTCGCACCGCAGCCACCGGATCGCGGCGGAGGGCTTCAATTAGGGGAGGCATTGCCGTAATCATTGCTTCATAGGTGACACTCGACATCTGCGCCAGGGCACTCGCAGCCCAGAGCCGAACAGCAGAAATATCTGTTTTGAGTGCCTTTGTTAAGGGATCGAGGGCGCGCCGATCGTGGCAGTTGCCCAATGCCCAGACGATTCCCTTCCGAACGTAGCCATTCCAGTCGCGCTGGAGTTGATTGATTAGCGGCTCAACTGCATCAGGGCTGGGGTTCCGTCCAAGTCCATAAGCAGCACTGACACGAATCAGGGGGCAGGCATCTGTGAGCAGACTGATCAGATAAGGAATTGAGCGATCGTCTTCCAGTTCACAGAAAGCGCGGGCAGCCAACATTTTCTGCTGGTTGTTAGGTGAGTCCAGCAGACGCAACATTACCTCTGGATCGGGCTTTTCTTCAGCCTCGTTGAAAGGCTCAATGTCATCCAGAGGGTCGGATTCAAGTTCGGCGTTGAGTACCGTCAGGTCATCGATATCGTCATACATATTGCCACTTTACAGCAAAGATTGCGCCCTTGTTTGCGATCGATCCTGTCCTGATGATTTCTGTCGGATTCAAGACGGTATAGTGGAATTGGGCTGAAGATGCTGAGTTTGGGGATGCTTGTCTCCAAGTTAGCAATTTCCCTGGTCAGTTCGTCTTTTCTAGGGATTTGTCTCGCTACAAATCATTACTGCCTGATTGCGAATTGTGTAGTGAAGCAAAACCCCAAAATCTGCCTCTTCACCAGGGTAAAGGCAGTTGACTTAACCTCGCAATGACCTAGACTTCATCTCCCGTTGGTACTGACAGAGATAGCCAATGAGCCTCCCAACTTCCGTGCTGGAAGAGTTATTGCAACGTGCGCCTCAGTTGCGCCCCCAACTCTACTTTAAGTCCTCCCTGACTGCCCTCTCCCATGCCATGGAGGATCAGGTATTGGCGGCGGGTTCATCTGCACCGCTGATCATTGCGAGTTTTCAGCGAGAGCGATTTTATCGCCAAGAGGCACACCGCTACGAGCGAATTGCTGCCCTGACACCTCACGTCTATGTATTAGCCGCTCCTGAAACCAGCTTTACCAGTGCTTCTAAAGAGTACGAAACCATTGCGTTTGAGCCAGACGATGGCCTCAGTCAGGAGTGGCATTTGATTGTAATCGGGCAACAGTACGCCGCCTGTTTAATTTGCCATGAGAAATATCCAGCCCCAGCAGAAAATGTGGGTGAGCTGCACGGCATGGATCAGACGCGTCGCTTTGAGGGGATCTGGACGTTTGATCGTCAGGTGAGCTGTCATGCAGCCGAAATTTTGCTCGATCGGATTCAGATCTACCGCCCAGAGTTAGCCGAAAAAATTCAGGAAGCGAAAGACCAGTTTCTCCTGGCATCATCACCCACAGAGATGCGCGGGGTTGACCCTGACCCCTTTGCCGAACGACTCGTCACCTATTTACAAGCGGGGCAATATAAGCTGCTGAAGGCATACCGATCGATTTCGGCTCAGGAACGGCGAGAACGCCTGGTCAACTCTATTACTTCTGCGATTCGTCGATCGCTCGACCCCAACGAGATCTTTAAAGTGGCTGTTGAAGAACTGGGGCAGGCAATGCAGGTTTGTCGCTGCTTAATCTATCGTTGTAAAGCAACGGATGCCAAGACAACAATCACCTATGAGTATCGGTCTAATGCGAAGCTGCCATCGCTGGTTGGGCATGAGTGG includes these proteins:
- the rsmH gene encoding 16S rRNA (cytosine(1402)-N(4))-methyltransferase RsmH yields the protein MSQSLSHSEAADPIGNSAPFVHLSVLGQEVVEGLAICPGGHYLDATAGGGGHSALILKAAPEVRVTAIDQDITAIQAAQANLAEFSDRVTFHNTNFVEYSPKETEFDGVLADLGVSSPQFDTAERGFSFRQTAPLDMRMDQRQDLTAAEIVNTWDEVELARIFFTYGEERLSRRIARRIVDKRPFETTTQLAETIFYAVPSSYRHGRIHPATRTFQALRIAVNRELEVLETFLKQAPLWLKPGGRIVVISFHSLEDRIVKHSFKESEILRVITKKPIVPTEAEMKTNVRSRSAKLRVAERQA
- a CDS encoding GNAT family N-acetyltransferase, with translation MNINSLPETDRLIIRNWNPDTEAEQAFQIYRDPEVSRFLGEPDESVEARREKLRQRNQKHRDLNEGSGYWAMEEKTTGELLGTIILQRLPDGAGNLTPEWEVGWHLKKSAWGKGYATEAGKAAIDYGFAVLKLPIIYAVVKPENHASIRVTQRLGMTPKDEPLDITVLISNCLNFDRPTSPINQTTVL
- a CDS encoding NAD(P)H-quinone oxidoreductase subunit H, with the protein product MSMIETKTEPMVLNMGPHHPSMHGVLRLIVTLDGEDVIDCEPVIGYLHRGMEKIAENRTNIMYVPYVSRWDYAEGMFNEAVTVNAPEKLADIPVPRRASYIRVIMLELNRIANHLLWLGPFLADVGAQTPFFYIFRERELIYDLWEAATGYRMVNNNYFRIGGVAADLPYGWVDKCVDFCDYFLPKVDEYEKLITNNPIFRRRVEGVGTVSRDEAINWGLSGPMLRASGVKWDLRKVDHYECYDDFDWDVIWATEGDCMARYRVRIQEMRESVKIIRQAIKGLPGGPYENLEAKRMQEGPKSEWNSFDYQFLGKKIAPTFKIPKGEHYVRVESGKGELGIYIIGDDSVFPWRWKIRAADFVNLQILPHLLKGVKVADIVAILGSIDVIMGSVDR
- a CDS encoding LysR substrate-binding domain-containing protein, with protein sequence MIHATLHQLKVFEATARHGSFTRAAEELFLTQPTVSMQVKQLTKAIGLPLFEQVGKRLFLTEAGRELFSSCQEIFERLEQLEMTVANLKGMKQGRLRLAVITTTKYFMPRLLGPFCQKYAGIDVSLTVTNHEHVIERLANNQDDLYVMSQLPEHIDIKTHPFLENPLVVVAPVNHPLAKEKHISLKRLAEEPFIMREPGSGTRGAFQKLLDAHQLSVKVRLELGSNEAIKQAIAGGLGLSVLSRHTLAIDATASELAILDVEGFPIQRQWYVVYLAGKQLSVVANTFLEYLQEAATGISDAYMALPWQRERETVKPEDVEPEIVQV
- a CDS encoding fasciclin domain-containing protein is translated as MADIVDIAVGAGSFNTLVTAVKAANLVDVLKSPGPFTVFAPNDEAFAKLPPGTITTLVQNIPQLSRILTFHVVPGKLMKEDLAKLGTVTSIEGSPIPIDCSDGFEVKNATVVAADIEADNGVIHVLDRVILMG
- a CDS encoding HEAT repeat domain-containing protein, coding for MYDDIDDLTVLNAELESDPLDDIEPFNEAEEKPDPEVMLRLLDSPNNQQKMLAARAFCELEDDRSIPYLISLLTDACPLIRVSAAYGLGRNPSPDAVEPLINQLQRDWNGYVRKGIVWALGNCHDRRALDPLTKALKTDISAVRLWAASALAQMSSVTYEAMITAMPPLIEALRRDPVAAVRSNCAWAIGQLCRELPSNVVYATAIDSLIEAFAEDEELGVREDARTAMLKVGDPRGLQVIETIEQEGLL